One stretch of Neosynechococcus sphagnicola sy1 DNA includes these proteins:
- a CDS encoding ParA family protein produces MWMRPPERSQISLTAVGAADVVVIPSEASSKGVNSLMRTLELIQELTAVDAFTGQILGVLPFRDRWLGRTQTNQSRRSIEVMQDIAGAIPLLPSILESEQYKKAIDLGITLTTLGHPQLEYPFEQIVKLLRSTWLETHSIG; encoded by the coding sequence TTGTGGATGCGCCCCCCCGAGCGATCGCAGATCAGTCTGACGGCGGTGGGGGCTGCGGATGTGGTAGTGATTCCCTCGGAGGCATCCAGTAAAGGGGTCAACTCCCTGATGCGAACCCTCGAACTGATTCAAGAATTAACAGCGGTGGATGCCTTCACCGGACAGATTCTGGGGGTGTTACCCTTTCGCGATCGCTGGTTGGGACGGACTCAAACCAATCAGAGTCGCCGTAGTATTGAGGTGATGCAAGATATAGCGGGAGCGATCCCCCTGCTACCTTCGATTCTGGAATCGGAACAGTATAAGAAAGCCATCGATCTGGGGATCACCCTCACCACCCTGGGGCATCCCCAATTAGAATATCCCTTTGAGCAAATTGTGAAGTTACTGAGGTCAACATGGCTGGAGACGCACTCGATAGGTTAA
- a CDS encoding ParA family protein — translation MLGRYLAQLGYRVLMVDADPQSSLTFYLGYEVQPQQPTLLEVLKRQVKVEDGIYEVEPQIWLIPSDDALDGIQEFLSSSGMGAVTLKKRLKEVADLFEVCLVDAPPRAIADQSDGGGGCGCGSDSLGGIQ, via the coding sequence TTGCTGGGCAGATATCTGGCGCAATTGGGATATCGGGTGCTGATGGTGGATGCCGACCCCCAATCGAGCCTGACGTTCTATTTGGGCTATGAAGTGCAGCCGCAACAGCCCACCTTACTCGAGGTGTTAAAGCGCCAGGTCAAGGTTGAAGATGGCATTTATGAAGTCGAGCCGCAGATCTGGTTGATCCCCTCCGATGATGCCCTGGATGGGATTCAAGAATTTCTGTCCAGCAGTGGCATGGGAGCGGTGACCCTGAAAAAGCGTCTGAAGGAGGTGGCGGATCTGTTTGAGGTCTGTCTTGTGGATGCGCCCCCCCGAGCGATCGCAGATCAGTCTGACGGCGGTGGGGGCTGCGGATGTGGTAGTGATTCCCTCGGAGGCATCCAGTAA
- a CDS encoding 2'-5' RNA ligase family protein: MLNTANQRFFIALLLPPAITTVAQDLQQQVAHQYRSRAALRSPPHITLHPPFEWPLSQVDNLVASIQEFAAIERPVPLVLEGFAAFPPRVIYIHVDQTPGLLALQQALQAHLTAQLGITDTVAPQRSFIPHVTIAFRDLTPTYFQVAWAEFQQRSLRFEFLAEEVTLLRHTGHCWQIYQALPLLGKDINY, translated from the coding sequence ATGTTGAACACAGCTAACCAACGGTTTTTTATTGCTTTACTGCTGCCCCCCGCCATTACAACGGTGGCTCAAGATCTCCAGCAGCAGGTTGCCCATCAGTATCGCAGTCGCGCTGCCCTGAGATCGCCCCCCCACATTACTCTGCACCCCCCCTTTGAATGGCCGCTGTCTCAGGTGGATAATTTGGTAGCCTCTATCCAGGAATTTGCCGCTATTGAGCGGCCTGTGCCCCTAGTGCTGGAGGGATTTGCTGCGTTTCCCCCCAGGGTGATCTACATTCACGTTGACCAAACCCCAGGATTACTAGCACTCCAGCAGGCACTGCAAGCACACCTGACCGCCCAGTTGGGGATCACGGATACAGTTGCTCCTCAGCGATCCTTTATCCCCCATGTGACCATAGCCTTTCGGGATTTGACCCCCACCTATTTCCAGGTTGCCTGGGCAGAGTTTCAGCAGCGATCGCTGCGTTTTGAGTTCCTGGCTGAGGAAGTAACCTTATTGAGACACACGGGGCATTGCTGGCAGATCTACCAAGCATTGCCACTGCTGGGCAAAGATATTAACTATTAA
- the fni gene encoding type 2 isopentenyl-diphosphate Delta-isomerase, producing the protein MPMGVGSQRVAVENPQLSPTFEVRSLAPDIPLFANLGAVQLNYRYGLEECLRVVDLLAADALILHLNPLQECVQTQGDTNFRGLLATIATLCQKLPVPVIVKEVGNGISASLAAQLIAAGVAAIDVAGAGGTSWAKVESERATDPIQQRLGITFADWGLPTAECITTIRAISSEIPLIASGGLRNGLDAAKTIALGADLAGLAWPFLRAAHDSEAALDTLVQVLIAELKTVLFCTGSACLDDLRRPGILQSVP; encoded by the coding sequence ATTCCCATGGGGGTAGGCTCCCAGCGAGTTGCCGTGGAAAATCCTCAGTTGTCACCAACCTTCGAGGTGCGATCGCTGGCTCCCGACATTCCCCTGTTTGCCAACCTCGGGGCAGTGCAACTGAACTATCGCTATGGGTTAGAAGAGTGCCTGCGGGTCGTGGATCTGCTGGCAGCCGATGCCCTGATTTTGCACTTGAATCCCCTTCAGGAGTGTGTACAAACCCAAGGAGATACCAATTTCCGTGGGTTGTTGGCGACCATTGCCACCCTCTGCCAAAAATTACCCGTACCTGTGATTGTTAAAGAGGTCGGGAATGGTATTTCCGCCTCGTTGGCGGCTCAGTTGATCGCGGCGGGTGTAGCCGCCATTGATGTCGCTGGGGCGGGGGGTACCTCTTGGGCCAAGGTTGAAAGTGAGCGGGCCACTGACCCTATCCAGCAGCGGCTGGGAATTACCTTCGCCGATTGGGGTCTACCAACCGCTGAGTGCATTACCACGATTCGGGCGATCTCCTCAGAAATTCCCCTGATCGCCTCCGGTGGGCTGCGGAATGGGCTGGACGCAGCCAAGACCATCGCCCTGGGTGCAGATTTAGCAGGCTTGGCCTGGCCCTTTCTCAGAGCCGCCCATGACTCAGAAGCAGCCCTGGACACCCTGGTACAGGTATTAATTGCCGAGTTAAAGACCGTGTTGTTTTGTACAGGCAGTGCTTGCCTTGACGATCTCCGTCGCCCTGGCATTCTTCAATCCGTGCCATAG
- the psaK gene encoding photosystem I reaction center subunit PsaK, whose translation MTSTLLAVTPPTLEWTPLVGLVMILCNILAIAIAKVSIQQPNAEPAMPSANLFGGFGLPAVIGTTCFGHILGAGTILGLSSLGVL comes from the coding sequence TTGACTTCAACCTTACTCGCTGTTACCCCTCCTACCCTGGAATGGACCCCCTTGGTGGGATTAGTAATGATTCTTTGTAATATCCTGGCGATCGCCATTGCTAAGGTGTCGATTCAGCAGCCGAATGCAGAACCGGCGATGCCTTCAGCTAACCTGTTTGGTGGCTTTGGATTACCGGCGGTGATTGGCACTACCTGTTTTGGGCATATTTTGGGTGCTGGTACTATCTTAGGCTTGTCAAGCCTCGGTGTGCTGTAG
- a CDS encoding GUN4 domain-containing protein has product MNPSPDPGLPDHALTSQQQAEQIRDLQTQLSLLRRTNDCLCRENSDLKRGREALMTRLSLIEDALRLQQNQPNGSGTTEHDHREFFSDADHWLLTTSRADYSVLKTFLAQAAWEEADRETQRLMLQIAGTEAQGLGFLSAEQIDEFPCLDLKTHQ; this is encoded by the coding sequence ATGAATCCATCTCCAGATCCTGGGCTACCTGATCATGCTCTGACATCACAGCAGCAAGCGGAGCAAATTCGGGACTTGCAAACACAGCTGAGTCTACTTCGGCGCACCAACGACTGCCTGTGCCGGGAAAATTCTGACCTGAAACGGGGGCGAGAGGCGTTAATGACACGACTCAGCTTGATCGAAGATGCCCTACGCTTACAGCAAAATCAACCGAACGGTTCTGGCACCACCGAGCATGATCACCGAGAGTTCTTCTCTGATGCCGATCACTGGCTGTTGACCACGTCTCGAGCCGATTACAGTGTGCTCAAAACCTTCTTGGCTCAAGCAGCTTGGGAAGAAGCTGACCGCGAGACCCAACGCCTGATGTTACAAATTGCGGGTACTGAGGCTCAGGGGTTGGGTTTTCTCAGTGCTGAACAGATTGATGAATTTCCCTGCCTGGATTTAAAAACTCATCAATAA
- a CDS encoding bacterial transcriptional activator domain-containing protein: MNSDDAAEDLRRVQTQYQAGKATFERGDYRQSVQHLEKAVALLARNSRLGGEVQIWLVTAYEATGQRAEAIALCRQLTRHPHWETRKQSRRLLYILEAPQLVRRPEWLTKIPDLSRLADNEAPAFYAQVPAKKRPTKPQRPPMLPEPVDLSQVNTQDNQFLWVALGSAMVMLVGLLWLS; encoded by the coding sequence ATGAATTCCGACGACGCTGCTGAAGATTTACGACGGGTACAAACGCAATACCAGGCAGGGAAAGCCACCTTTGAGCGCGGAGATTACCGGCAATCGGTTCAACATTTAGAGAAAGCCGTTGCCCTGCTCGCCCGCAACTCCCGATTGGGGGGGGAAGTTCAAATTTGGTTGGTGACGGCCTACGAAGCCACTGGGCAAAGAGCCGAAGCGATCGCCCTCTGTCGGCAGTTAACCCGTCATCCCCACTGGGAAACCCGCAAACAGAGTCGTCGCCTGCTCTATATCTTGGAAGCGCCCCAGCTGGTGCGGCGACCGGAATGGTTAACCAAAATTCCCGACCTCAGCCGACTTGCGGACAATGAAGCTCCGGCTTTCTATGCTCAAGTCCCCGCCAAAAAACGCCCGACTAAACCTCAGCGTCCCCCGATGTTGCCGGAGCCGGTGGATCTGAGTCAGGTCAACACCCAGGATAATCAGTTCCTCTGGGTGGCGCTTGGCAGTGCCATGGTGATGCTGGTCGGGCTGCTGTGGCTGAGCTGA